The stretch of DNA AGGAGACTATCAATTATTAAAGCAATATGCCAAGAGATATAGTTTTGATGTAAAGCAAATCCCACCGTTGATTATTGATGGTGAACGGGTAAGCAGTTCCTTAATTCGTGAACTTGTACTTGAAGGTGAGATGGGAAAGGTGCCTCAATTTTTAGGAAGAAAATATTCACTATCAGGAAAAGTTATTAAAGGCCGCGGGATTGGCAAATTACTCGGTTTTCCTACAGCAAATATTCTACCTTTTCATAATGCAATACCTCCTCATGGAGTCTATTCAGCTGAATGTATTCTTGCAGATGGTCGTGTCCTTCCTTCCGCTGTAAATATCGGCATTGCACCTACAATACGGCAAGAAGATTTCGCCATCGAAGCACATATCATTAATTTTAACGAAGATATACTAAATCAAAAAATAGAAATCGTTTTTCAC from Candidatus Hydrogenedens sp. encodes:
- a CDS encoding bifunctional riboflavin kinase/FAD synthetase yields the protein MEIIQDIQEQKVDKKNVVLTIGSFDGVHLGHLQIIKEVISTAKKHNGTSVVMVLRPHPRTYFSPDIPLNMLTNEEKQQELFEKAGVDVTAVLPFNKHTANLLPNEFINQIVHNFPNLHTLIVGHDFRFGKGASGDYQLLKQYAKRYSFDVKQIPPLIIDGERVSSSLIRELVLEGEMGKVPQFLGRKYSLSGKVIKGRGIGKLLGFPTANILPFHNAIPPHGVYSAECILADGRVLPSAVNIGIAPTIRQEDFAIEAHIINFNEDILNQKIEIVFH